In the genome of Desulfuromonas sp. DDH964, one region contains:
- a CDS encoding spermidine synthase, with amino-acid sequence MAQPWKTLASVPTAEGLLELRQRGPKDFLILVGGLVLMNSLANRSEIALGQLGCRHLGEHPAPRVLVGGLGMGFTLRAVLDELPATAQVTVAELNPVVVDWCRDPLAPLTAAAVDDPRVTLVIGDVAEAVRKVAKAPSLPRYDAIVFDLYKGPHHRSDAERDPLYGRRAIAAVHAALAPEGRFTVWGENFDAGFDQRLRAAGFVTSHQRPGRGGYRHVVFVASKAPRGGAGGGRR; translated from the coding sequence GACCGCAGAGGGTCTGCTCGAACTGCGGCAGCGCGGACCCAAGGATTTTCTGATTCTGGTCGGGGGGCTGGTTCTGATGAACAGTCTCGCCAATCGCTCCGAGATCGCCCTTGGTCAGCTCGGTTGCCGTCACCTCGGGGAGCACCCGGCGCCACGGGTCCTGGTCGGCGGGCTCGGCATGGGCTTTACGCTGCGGGCGGTCCTCGATGAGCTGCCGGCTACGGCGCAGGTCACCGTCGCCGAGCTCAACCCGGTGGTCGTCGACTGGTGTCGCGACCCTTTGGCCCCCCTCACCGCCGCCGCGGTGGACGATCCCCGGGTGACCCTGGTGATCGGCGATGTCGCCGAGGCGGTCCGCAAGGTGGCCAAGGCACCGTCATTGCCGCGCTACGATGCTATCGTCTTCGATCTCTACAAGGGACCCCATCATCGCAGCGACGCCGAGCGCGATCCCCTCTACGGCCGTCGTGCCATTGCTGCCGTCCACGCAGCACTGGCGCCGGAGGGGCGCTTCACGGTCTGGGGGGAGAATTTCGATGCCGGTTTCGACCAGCGGCTGCGCGCCGCAGGATTCGTCACCAGCCACCAACGACCGGGGCGGGGGGGCTACCGGCATGTCGTCTTCGTGGCGAGCAAGGCGCCCCGGGGCGGTGCAGGCGGGGGGCGGCGGTGA
- a CDS encoding DUF3820 family protein, protein MDASRNALQELAAARMPYGRYAGWLLVDLPEPYVVWMAGQGFPAGKLGRQLQEIYEIKRNGLEYLFEPLRSPVR, encoded by the coding sequence ATGGATGCATCCCGCAACGCCCTGCAGGAGCTGGCAGCGGCCCGCATGCCCTATGGCCGCTACGCCGGCTGGCTCCTGGTCGACCTGCCGGAACCTTACGTCGTCTGGATGGCTGGCCAGGGGTTCCCCGCCGGCAAACTCGGGCGCCAGCTGCAGGAAATCTACGAGATCAAGCGCAACGGTCTCGAATACCTCTTCGAACCGCTGCGGTCCCCGGTCCGCTGA
- a CDS encoding RNA-binding S4 domain-containing protein has translation MDEFSLQDHPWIELHNLLKVTGLCASGGEAKARIAAGEARVDGAVELRKRCKILAGQVVEFAGARVLVTL, from the coding sequence ATGGACGAATTCTCCCTGCAGGATCATCCCTGGATCGAACTCCACAATCTCCTCAAGGTGACCGGGCTCTGCGCCAGCGGCGGTGAAGCCAAGGCGCGGATCGCCGCCGGTGAAGCCCGGGTCGACGGCGCCGTGGAGCTGCGCAAACGCTGCAAGATCCTGGCGGGTCAGGTCGTTGAGTTCGCCGGCGCCAGGGTACTGGTGACCCTTTGA
- a CDS encoding RNA methyltransferase translates to MNSPLANLAVILCEPQQPGNIGAVARAMANFGVTDLRLVRPCAHLHPEARKFAAHGHLLLGQARLFADLDSALDGIDLSIAATCRSGRLRGELLDSTRLPELVAALPAGARTALVFGREDRGLATAEVALCTRAVAIATLGPASSFNLAQAVLVFLYELARRP, encoded by the coding sequence TTGAACTCCCCGCTGGCGAATCTGGCCGTCATCCTCTGCGAGCCGCAGCAGCCGGGGAATATCGGCGCCGTGGCCCGGGCGATGGCCAACTTCGGCGTCACCGACCTGCGGCTGGTCCGCCCCTGCGCCCATCTTCACCCCGAGGCCCGCAAGTTTGCCGCCCATGGCCACCTGCTGCTCGGCCAGGCGCGGCTTTTTGCCGACCTCGACAGCGCCCTGGACGGCATCGACCTGAGTATTGCCGCGACCTGTCGCAGCGGGCGCCTGCGCGGCGAACTCCTCGATTCGACCCGCTTGCCGGAGCTGGTCGCAGCGCTCCCCGCCGGGGCGCGCACCGCTCTCGTCTTCGGGCGCGAGGACCGGGGTCTCGCCACCGCCGAGGTGGCACTTTGCACCCGCGCCGTCGCCATTGCCACCTTGGGGCCGGCCTCCTCCTTCAACCTGGCCCAGGCGGTCCTTGTTTTTCTCTACGAGCTGGCGCGGCGCCCCTGA
- a CDS encoding Gfo/Idh/MocA family protein: MRIALIGIGKIANYQMQAISHTRGITLVDAHDLDPVRAEELPGSVQFHDDLDKLLQRSKADAFLVSTPTPSHFEVAMKIIEADRVSIVEKPLCTNQQQVDALMTAARTRKLPLYTAFHPSYGREVEWWLEQTGAQNFEVGRLIGFESCFADPYFLDGKLTLGAVGKAGAWLDSGISSLSILARLLDPEQMAVVEGRMTVIPSISCAQVQGLGLYRFHSGGSVGYGMIDTNWTLGKNYKTTRLWYENGVIELDHAREYGRLRLAGQEELVFNLATDKPRLVNHYCGVFDNLAMLFAGGEDNKELSEVLHRLLFSAL, from the coding sequence ATGCGTATCGCCCTGATCGGCATCGGCAAGATCGCCAATTACCAGATGCAGGCCATCTCCCACACCAGGGGGATCACCCTGGTCGATGCCCACGACCTCGACCCGGTACGGGCCGAAGAGCTTCCCGGCAGCGTGCAGTTCCACGATGACCTCGACAAGCTGCTGCAGCGCTCCAAGGCCGATGCCTTCCTCGTCTCGACGCCGACGCCGAGTCACTTCGAGGTGGCGATGAAGATCATCGAGGCCGACCGCGTTTCCATCGTCGAAAAACCGCTCTGCACCAACCAGCAGCAGGTCGACGCCCTGATGACGGCGGCCCGCACCCGCAAACTCCCGCTTTATACCGCGTTCCATCCAAGCTACGGGCGGGAGGTTGAATGGTGGCTGGAACAGACCGGCGCCCAGAATTTCGAGGTCGGGCGCCTGATCGGTTTCGAGTCCTGCTTTGCCGATCCCTATTTCCTCGATGGCAAGCTCACGCTGGGCGCCGTCGGCAAGGCCGGGGCCTGGCTCGACAGTGGCATCAGCAGCCTGAGTATCCTGGCGCGCCTGCTCGATCCGGAGCAGATGGCGGTGGTCGAAGGACGGATGACCGTCATCCCCTCCATTTCCTGCGCCCAGGTCCAGGGACTCGGGCTCTACCGGTTTCACAGCGGCGGCAGTGTCGGTTACGGCATGATCGATACCAACTGGACCCTGGGCAAGAACTACAAGACCACCCGGCTCTGGTATGAGAATGGCGTCATCGAACTCGATCATGCCCGGGAGTACGGGCGGTTGCGGCTCGCCGGCCAGGAGGAGCTGGTCTTCAATCTGGCGACCGACAAGCCGCGGCTGGTCAATCACTACTGCGGGGTCTTCGACAACCTCGCCATGCTCTTCGCTGGTGGGGAAGACAACAAGGAACTCTCCGAGGTCCTGCATCGCCTCCTCTTTTCCGCCCTTTAA
- the murB gene encoding UDP-N-acetylmuramate dehydrogenase has protein sequence MATFSSERMQADLAGLGLTTLSADAPLAAHSSWQIGGPADLLVEPASVSEVCTVVQYARAHGLPLLVIGQGSNLLFDDAGLRGIVLKVGRRLADLEIAGRRISAGAGLWVPGLARAAQRAGIAGFEHIVGIPGTVGGLVVMNGGSRRQGIGDLVRRVWVVDREGNQASLTRQECGFGYRCSNLQGSGSLVVRVELEGRAGEGRQIRREMLADLRERRGKFPRKEPNCGSVFLSTAAMHASVGPPGRIIEEAGLKGASIGAAEVSRRHANFIVNRGGATSRDVLALIAHIRQVVMERIGFELQCEVRYVDPRGGVMPADRALTP, from the coding sequence ATGGCGACTTTTTCAAGTGAACGGATGCAGGCCGACCTGGCCGGCCTCGGCCTGACGACGCTCAGCGCCGATGCGCCCCTTGCCGCTCACAGCAGCTGGCAGATCGGCGGGCCGGCCGACCTGCTGGTCGAACCGGCGAGTGTCAGCGAGGTTTGCACGGTCGTCCAGTATGCGCGGGCCCACGGGCTGCCGCTGCTGGTCATCGGCCAGGGGAGCAATCTCCTTTTCGATGATGCCGGCCTGCGCGGCATTGTCCTCAAGGTGGGGCGGCGCCTCGCCGACCTGGAAATAGCCGGACGGCGGATTTCGGCGGGTGCCGGTCTCTGGGTGCCGGGCCTGGCCCGCGCCGCCCAGCGCGCCGGAATCGCCGGGTTCGAGCATATCGTCGGTATACCGGGGACGGTGGGCGGGCTGGTGGTGATGAACGGGGGGAGCCGACGCCAGGGGATCGGTGATCTGGTGCGGCGGGTCTGGGTGGTAGACCGGGAAGGCAACCAGGCGTCCTTGACGCGCCAGGAGTGCGGTTTTGGCTATCGCTGCAGCAACCTGCAGGGGAGCGGCTCGCTGGTGGTACGCGTCGAACTGGAGGGGCGGGCCGGGGAGGGGCGACAGATCCGCCGGGAGATGCTCGCCGACCTGCGGGAGCGGCGCGGCAAGTTCCCGCGCAAGGAGCCGAACTGCGGCTCCGTCTTTTTGAGCACGGCGGCGATGCATGCCAGCGTCGGACCGCCGGGGCGGATCATCGAAGAGGCCGGTCTGAAGGGGGCGTCCATCGGCGCGGCGGAAGTTTCCCGGCGTCATGCCAACTTCATCGTCAACCGGGGCGGTGCGACCTCCCGCGATGTGCTGGCCCTGATTGCCCACATCCGGCAGGTGGTTATGGAACGGATCGGGTTTGAACTGCAGTGCGAAGTGCGCTACGTCGATCCCCGCGGCGGCGTGATGCCCGCCGACCGCGCCCTGACTCCATAA
- a CDS encoding thioesterase family protein, which translates to MREIAVGHSHTLHFCVPVTKTVPYLYPEAEPFRAMPEVFATGFLVGFLEWACMEALAPFLEEGEQSVGTLVDITHEAATPPGMTVTAQVRLDEVDGRRTRWSVEARDAADVIARGYHERFTIDHDKFVARLAKKAADASV; encoded by the coding sequence ATGCGCGAAATCGCCGTTGGCCATTCCCACACCCTGCACTTTTGCGTCCCGGTGACCAAGACCGTCCCCTACCTCTATCCCGAAGCGGAACCTTTCCGGGCCATGCCCGAAGTCTTCGCCACCGGCTTTCTGGTCGGATTTCTGGAATGGGCCTGCATGGAGGCGCTGGCGCCGTTTCTTGAAGAGGGGGAACAAAGTGTCGGCACCCTGGTCGATATCACCCACGAGGCGGCGACACCGCCGGGGATGACGGTCACGGCGCAGGTGCGCCTCGATGAGGTGGACGGCCGCCGCACCCGCTGGAGCGTCGAGGCCCGGGATGCGGCCGATGTTATCGCCCGCGGCTACCATGAGCGCTTTACCATCGACCACGACAAGTTTGTCGCCCGCCTCGCCAAAAAGGCCGCCGACGCCAGTGTCTGA
- a CDS encoding C40 family peptidase: MRLPLLLILFLLLPACQGALPQAPPAPSPLPVSAAGSDPIAALLPAAEAAAPPLARMGYSVQVGAFSSIDNAVRLERLLESRGIDAYYFLHESGLYKVRFGNHDSYQAAKNEAVGLRDQGLIGSFFIVIPEDYTAARIARGAPGDLRTELVRTARRFLGVPYRWGGTDAEEGFDCSGLTLVCYRLNGLDLPRVSRSQFQAGRWVAKTELRPGDLVFFATRGGSTVTHVGLYIGDGRFIHAPRTGKTVRIADLATPFFVRTYVGGRSYL, from the coding sequence ATGCGGCTGCCGCTTCTGCTGATTCTCTTCCTGCTCCTGCCCGCCTGCCAGGGTGCGCTACCGCAAGCTCCGCCTGCGCCATCCCCCCTCCCGGTCAGCGCCGCCGGCAGCGATCCCATCGCCGCGCTGCTGCCGGCGGCGGAGGCCGCTGCGCCCCCCCTGGCCCGGATGGGTTACAGCGTCCAGGTGGGGGCTTTTTCCAGTATAGACAACGCGGTGCGGCTCGAACGTCTGCTTGAGTCGCGCGGCATCGACGCCTACTACTTCCTGCATGAGTCGGGGCTCTACAAGGTCCGCTTCGGCAATCATGACAGTTACCAAGCGGCGAAAAACGAAGCGGTTGGATTGCGGGACCAGGGGCTGATCGGCTCCTTCTTCATTGTCATTCCGGAGGACTACACCGCCGCCCGCATTGCCCGCGGGGCGCCGGGGGACCTGCGCACCGAACTGGTAAGGACCGCGCGCCGCTTTCTCGGCGTCCCCTATCGCTGGGGCGGGACCGATGCCGAGGAGGGATTCGACTGCAGCGGCCTGACCCTGGTCTGCTACCGCCTCAACGGACTCGACCTGCCGCGGGTCTCACGCAGCCAGTTCCAGGCCGGACGCTGGGTGGCGAAAACGGAGCTGCGCCCGGGCGACCTGGTCTTCTTCGCCACCAGGGGCGGAAGTACGGTTACCCACGTTGGGCTCTACATCGGCGACGGCAGGTTCATCCATGCCCCGCGCACCGGCAAGACGGTGCGGATCGCCGATCTTGCCACCCCCTTTTTCGTGCGCACCTACGTTGGCGGCCGCAGCTACCTCTGA
- a CDS encoding aspartate:alanine exchanger family transporter, whose translation MTLLHNQIFLLLLIIILGELLGRVRLWNLSLGPSAIIFVALAFGHFGVTLPAGIHTIGLAMFIYAIGLQAGPGFASSFRSHGLAMALVVLVMALTGTLAAFACCRLFGFDPGTGAGLLAGAMTSTPSLAAAVEIVGHARAPAAYGVTYGFGVIGVALAIRLVPRLLRVNLKQEEERLAEELALINPPITFRHIEVSNPNLFGKRIDQLLLKEIAPVTITRLLRQGALEPVLVGADTVLQEGDRLRVVGRPGDLEKMVLFIGQEVAGEIAFERMLTKKSIVVSKRRFVGTTLGYFNFRETFNVQVARITRNGIDLIADPHTRLHLGDVLHAVGDERALRNISRMLGNDLKATYDINLLPILIGLLFGFLLGGLTLPLPLVGPLTLGTTGGTLIAGLLLGARYQTGPLIWDLPTAGNRLIRDLGLALFMAAIGTSAGGSFVATLHEQGEALLFSGVLVTLLPLAAGLLLGLWLLRIRFLRLLGVLVGGMTSASGLAAAGTLSTSSYAPAAYATVYPVALIGKILAVKVLLLLL comes from the coding sequence ATGACCCTGCTGCATAACCAGATCTTTCTGCTGCTGCTGATCATCATCCTGGGCGAACTGCTCGGCAGGGTGCGGCTGTGGAACCTCTCCCTCGGTCCATCGGCGATCATCTTCGTGGCCCTCGCCTTCGGCCATTTCGGCGTCACCCTCCCTGCCGGCATCCACACCATCGGCCTGGCGATGTTCATTTACGCCATCGGTTTACAGGCCGGGCCGGGCTTTGCCAGTTCCTTCCGCAGTCATGGCCTGGCGATGGCCCTGGTGGTGCTGGTCATGGCCCTGACCGGCACCCTGGCAGCCTTCGCCTGCTGTCGGCTCTTCGGTTTCGATCCGGGGACCGGCGCCGGCCTCCTCGCCGGGGCGATGACCAGCACCCCGTCCCTGGCGGCCGCCGTCGAGATCGTCGGTCATGCCCGGGCGCCGGCCGCTTACGGGGTGACCTACGGTTTCGGCGTGATCGGCGTCGCCCTCGCCATCCGGCTGGTACCGCGCCTGCTGCGGGTCAACCTGAAGCAGGAAGAAGAGCGCCTGGCCGAGGAGCTGGCGCTGATCAACCCACCGATCACCTTTCGTCATATCGAGGTCAGCAATCCCAACCTCTTCGGCAAGCGCATCGACCAGCTCCTGCTCAAGGAGATTGCCCCGGTGACGATCACCCGCCTGCTGCGCCAGGGGGCCCTCGAACCGGTCCTGGTCGGGGCGGATACGGTGCTGCAGGAAGGCGACCGGCTGCGGGTCGTCGGTCGCCCCGGCGACCTCGAAAAGATGGTCCTCTTCATCGGCCAGGAGGTAGCGGGGGAGATTGCCTTCGAACGGATGCTGACCAAAAAGAGCATCGTCGTCTCCAAGCGCCGTTTCGTGGGGACCACCCTCGGCTATTTCAATTTCCGGGAAACCTTCAACGTGCAGGTGGCACGGATCACCCGCAACGGCATCGACCTGATCGCCGATCCCCACACCCGGCTCCATCTCGGCGACGTCCTCCACGCCGTGGGGGACGAGCGCGCCCTGCGCAACATCTCGCGGATGCTCGGCAACGACCTCAAGGCCACCTACGACATCAACCTGCTGCCGATCCTCATCGGACTCCTCTTCGGGTTCCTGCTCGGGGGGCTGACCCTGCCGCTGCCGCTGGTCGGCCCCTTGACCCTCGGCACTACCGGCGGCACCCTGATCGCCGGCCTGCTGCTCGGCGCCCGCTACCAGACCGGCCCGCTGATCTGGGATCTGCCGACGGCCGGCAATCGCCTGATCCGTGACCTCGGCCTGGCCCTCTTCATGGCGGCGATCGGCACCTCGGCCGGCGGTTCCTTTGTCGCCACGCTTCACGAGCAAGGGGAGGCGCTCCTCTTTTCCGGCGTCCTGGTGACCCTGCTCCCCCTGGCTGCCGGCCTGCTCCTCGGGTTGTGGCTGTTGCGCATCCGCTTTCTGCGCCTGCTCGGGGTCCTGGTCGGCGGCATGACCAGTGCCTCGGGCCTGGCCGCGGCCGGCACCCTGTCGACCAGCAGCTACGCCCCGGCTGCCTATGCCACCGTCTACCCCGTCGCCCTGATCGGCAAGATTCTCGCCGTCAAAGTCCTGCTGCTGCTCCTGTAG
- the tnpA gene encoding IS200/IS605 family transposase, which produces MSRFRKLTHAIWHCQYHIVWVPKYRFRILEGELAQEVRACIRIFSEQSHCEVVELNVQKDHIHLIIMVPPKVSISELMGRLKGRSAIRILKNHPKLRKKRYWGNHFWAPGYCVDTVGLDAEMIRRYVRYQEQHEKKVEQQQLKF; this is translated from the coding sequence ATGAGCCGTTTTCGAAAATTAACACATGCGATCTGGCACTGCCAGTATCACATCGTCTGGGTGCCCAAGTATCGCTTCCGGATATTGGAAGGTGAACTGGCGCAAGAAGTTCGAGCGTGTATCCGGATCTTCAGCGAGCAGAGTCACTGCGAGGTCGTCGAGCTGAATGTCCAGAAAGACCATATTCACCTGATCATCATGGTGCCGCCCAAGGTGTCCATTTCGGAGTTGATGGGGCGCCTGAAGGGCCGATCAGCGATACGTATTTTAAAGAACCATCCCAAGTTGCGGAAGAAACGCTACTGGGGCAATCATTTTTGGGCGCCCGGCTACTGCGTTGACACGGTAGGCCTGGATGCCGAGATGATCAGGCGCTACGTGCGGTATCAAGAGCAGCATGAGAAGAAAGTGGAACAACAGCAACTCAAATTCTAA
- a CDS encoding MFS transporter, producing the protein MIGTKSPPSPLRAVLLLCTAEILSMTGFATYPALLRTLQQGWSLTNSEAGLISGTFFAGYMAATPILVGLTDRIDARRIYLLATLLSACGCLGFALFAQGLISALLCQALVGAGLAGTYMPGLRLLTEHLQGTTQSRSIAFYTASFGLGTSGSLLLAGALSQAGWQWTFALASLGPLMAGPLVLFSFPPRGGQTSAARPAGLFEFGSVVRNRPAFGYILGYMFHCWELFGLRSWLPAFFAFSLGLSATGGSLARAATLAAWVNLLGPLASIFGNELAVRRDRRQVVLMVMTASGVASCLVGFSAPLPPLLVFILVAGYFLLVMGDSAALTAGMVAAADPQRRGAAMALHSLLGFGAGFTAPLVFGAVLDLAGGNSQVFAWGLAFASLGVGGFCSAVAVRLLGRR; encoded by the coding sequence ATGATCGGCACCAAGTCCCCGCCTTCGCCCCTGCGCGCCGTGCTCCTGCTCTGCACGGCGGAGATTCTCAGCATGACCGGGTTCGCCACCTATCCGGCCCTGCTGCGGACCCTGCAGCAGGGCTGGAGCCTGACCAACTCGGAGGCGGGGCTGATCAGCGGCACCTTTTTTGCCGGCTACATGGCGGCAACCCCGATCCTGGTCGGGCTGACCGACCGCATCGACGCCCGCCGCATCTACCTGCTCGCCACCCTCCTTTCCGCCTGCGGCTGCCTCGGCTTTGCCCTTTTCGCCCAGGGGCTGATCAGCGCGCTCCTCTGCCAGGCGCTGGTCGGGGCCGGGCTTGCCGGCACCTACATGCCCGGGTTGCGCCTTCTGACCGAGCATCTGCAGGGGACCACCCAGAGCCGCAGCATCGCCTTCTACACCGCCAGCTTCGGTCTCGGCACCAGCGGTTCCCTGCTGCTGGCCGGCGCCCTCTCCCAGGCCGGCTGGCAGTGGACCTTTGCCCTCGCCAGCCTCGGTCCCCTGATGGCCGGGCCGCTGGTGCTCTTCAGCTTCCCGCCCAGGGGTGGGCAAACCTCTGCTGCCCGGCCCGCCGGCCTTTTCGAATTCGGTTCGGTGGTGCGCAACCGGCCGGCCTTCGGCTATATCCTCGGCTACATGTTCCATTGCTGGGAACTCTTTGGATTGCGCTCCTGGCTGCCGGCCTTTTTCGCCTTCAGCCTCGGCCTCTCCGCGACAGGAGGCTCCCTCGCCCGCGCCGCCACCCTCGCCGCCTGGGTCAATCTTCTCGGCCCGCTGGCGAGTATTTTCGGCAATGAACTGGCGGTGCGCCGCGACCGCCGCCAGGTGGTCCTGATGGTGATGACAGCATCCGGGGTCGCCTCCTGCCTGGTCGGCTTCAGCGCCCCCCTCCCCCCCCTGCTCGTCTTCATCCTGGTCGCCGGCTACTTCCTGCTGGTGATGGGCGATTCGGCCGCGCTCACCGCCGGCATGGTCGCGGCGGCCGACCCGCAACGCCGCGGGGCGGCGATGGCGCTCCATTCGCTGCTCGGCTTCGGCGCCGGCTTCACCGCCCCCCTGGTCTTCGGCGCCGTTCTCGACCTCGCCGGCGGCAACAGCCAGGTCTTCGCCTGGGGCCTTGCCTTCGCCAGTCTCGGTGTCGGCGGGTTCTGCTCCGCTGTCGCTGTCCGTCTCCTGGGCCGGCGCTGA
- a CDS encoding YceH family protein produces MTTTLNASEERVLGALIEKELTTPEYYPLSLNSLTNACNQKSNRDPVLALAETDVVRALDGLRFKGLALQSGDGGRVPKYAHSASAKLHLDPAELAVLCELLLRGPQTLGELRTRCERMHPFADLAAVEEVLGELAGREEPLAVKLPRQPGRKESRFAQLLGAPPEPTTEPVVPEEPATRQVRGEDERIAALEAEVARLAAELTTLRDAFAAFRRQFE; encoded by the coding sequence ATGACCACCACCCTCAATGCCAGCGAAGAGCGGGTGCTCGGCGCCCTGATCGAAAAGGAACTGACCACCCCCGAATACTATCCCTTGTCGCTGAACAGCCTGACCAACGCCTGCAACCAGAAATCGAACCGCGACCCGGTTCTGGCGCTGGCGGAGACCGATGTCGTCCGCGCCCTCGACGGCCTCCGTTTCAAGGGCCTGGCGCTGCAGTCGGGGGACGGTGGCCGGGTGCCGAAATACGCCCACTCCGCCAGCGCCAAACTGCACCTCGATCCGGCCGAGCTCGCCGTCCTCTGCGAGCTGCTGCTGCGCGGGCCGCAAACCCTCGGCGAACTGCGCACCCGCTGCGAGCGCATGCACCCCTTCGCCGACCTCGCCGCGGTCGAGGAGGTGCTGGGCGAACTCGCCGGGCGGGAGGAGCCCCTCGCCGTCAAGCTGCCGCGCCAACCGGGACGCAAGGAATCCCGCTTCGCCCAGCTGCTCGGGGCCCCGCCGGAGCCGACGACGGAGCCGGTCGTCCCGGAGGAGCCGGCGACCCGACAGGTTCGCGGGGAGGACGAGCGGATTGCCGCCCTCGAAGCAGAGGTGGCGCGGCTCGCGGCCGAACTTACCACCCTGCGCGACGCCTTCGCCGCTTTTCGTCGCCAGTTCGAATGA
- a CDS encoding lysophospholipid acyltransferase family protein, producing MTDPANLPPLPATVPQRGNRLSRALGRFAMRRLGWRLAGPFPEQSKLVVVVAPHTSNWDFIVGIALVFATGLHANWLAKHVFFRPPLGLLARWLGGIAVDRSKRNDLVEQTTAIYRQRERIWLGITPEGTRKKVERWKSGFWHIAKAAGVPIALCYFDYRKREIGFGPLLLPGENYEADLARIQAFYADVAPRHPENF from the coding sequence GTGACTGATCCAGCGAACCTGCCACCCCTCCCCGCCACGGTGCCGCAACGGGGAAACCGGCTGAGCCGCGCTCTCGGACGGTTCGCCATGCGCCGGCTCGGCTGGCGCCTGGCCGGCCCCTTTCCCGAGCAGTCGAAGCTGGTGGTGGTCGTCGCCCCCCACACCTCCAACTGGGACTTCATCGTCGGGATTGCTCTCGTCTTCGCGACCGGGCTCCATGCCAACTGGCTCGCCAAGCATGTCTTTTTTCGCCCCCCCCTCGGCCTCCTCGCCCGCTGGCTGGGCGGCATTGCGGTCGATCGCAGCAAGCGCAACGACCTCGTCGAGCAGACCACCGCGATCTATCGCCAGCGCGAGCGGATCTGGCTCGGCATCACCCCCGAGGGGACCCGCAAGAAGGTCGAACGCTGGAAGAGCGGCTTCTGGCACATCGCCAAGGCCGCCGGCGTGCCGATTGCCCTTTGTTATTTCGACTACCGGAAACGGGAGATCGGCTTCGGGCCGCTGCTGCTGCCGGGTGAGAATTACGAGGCCGACCTCGCCCGCATCCAGGCCTTCTACGCCGACGTCGCTCCGCGCCACCCCGAGAACTTCTGA
- a CDS encoding carbon-nitrogen hydrolase, translating to MTNRELTIGLVQHACGDDRAANIARSISGIRAAAERGARLVVLQELHTGRYFCQSEATELFDQAEPIPGPSTEAFGAVARELGVVIVTSLFERRAPGLCHNTAVVLEADGSIAGRYRKMHIPDDPGYYEKFYFTPGDLGFTPVDTSIGRLGVLVCWDQWYPEAARLMALAGAELLIYPTAIGYDPDDSDDEKLRQREAWIIVQRGHAVANGLPLVAVNRVGFEPDPGGGAGARFWGNSFVAGPQGEFLARAAEDEEAVLTVSVDLGRSETVRRIWPFLRDRRIDAYGDLLRRYRD from the coding sequence ATGACCAACCGCGAACTCACCATTGGCCTGGTTCAGCACGCCTGCGGCGATGACCGCGCCGCCAATATCGCGCGCAGCATCAGCGGCATCCGCGCCGCTGCCGAGCGGGGCGCCCGGCTGGTGGTGCTGCAGGAGTTGCATACCGGCCGCTATTTCTGCCAGAGCGAAGCGACCGAACTCTTCGATCAGGCCGAACCGATCCCCGGTCCATCGACGGAAGCCTTCGGCGCTGTCGCCCGGGAACTCGGGGTGGTGATCGTCACCTCTCTCTTCGAGCGCCGCGCCCCCGGGCTCTGCCACAACACCGCGGTGGTGCTGGAGGCGGACGGCTCCATCGCCGGCCGCTACCGCAAGATGCACATCCCCGACGACCCGGGCTACTACGAAAAGTTCTACTTCACCCCCGGCGATCTCGGTTTCACCCCGGTCGACACTTCCATCGGCCGTCTCGGGGTGCTGGTCTGTTGGGACCAGTGGTACCCGGAAGCGGCCCGCCTGATGGCCCTGGCCGGCGCCGAGCTTCTCATCTATCCCACCGCCATCGGCTATGACCCCGACGATAGCGACGATGAAAAGCTGCGCCAGCGCGAGGCCTGGATCATCGTCCAGCGCGGCCATGCCGTCGCCAACGGCCTGCCGCTGGTGGCCGTCAACCGCGTCGGCTTCGAACCCGACCCGGGCGGCGGGGCCGGCGCCCGCTTCTGGGGGAACAGCTTCGTCGCCGGCCCGCAGGGAGAGTTCCTCGCCCGCGCCGCCGAGGACGAAGAGGCCGTTCTCACCGTCAGCGTCGATCTCGGACGGAGTGAAACCGTGCGCCGCATCTGGCCCTTCCTCCGGGATCGTCGCATCGATGCCTATGGCGACCTGCTCCGGCGCTACCGTGACTGA